Proteins from one Meriones unguiculatus strain TT.TT164.6M chromosome 10, Bangor_MerUng_6.1, whole genome shotgun sequence genomic window:
- the Adgrl1 gene encoding adhesion G protein-coupled receptor L1 isoform X5 yields MCSVMKWSRKGMGGWGGAPHLSDISAALVPPPEPGMVTVFVCPGTLQKVLEPTSTHESEHQSGAWCKDPLQAGDRIYVMPWIPYRTDTLTEYASWEDYVAARHTTTYRLPNRVDGTGFVVYDGAVFYNKERTRNIVKYDLRTRIKSGETVINTANYHDTSPYRWGGKTDIDLAVDENGLWVIYATEGNNGRLVVSQLNPYTLRFEGTWETGYDKRSASNAFMVCGVLYVLRSVYVDDDSEAAGNRVDYAFNTNANREEPVSLAFPNPYQFVSSVDYNPRDNQLYVWNNYFVVRYSLEFGPPDPSAGPATSPPLSTTTTARPTPLTSTASPAATTPLRRAPLTTHPVGAINQLGPDLPPATAPAPSTRRPPAPNLHVSPELFCEPREVRRVQWPATQQGMLVERPCPKGTRGIASFQCLPALGLWNPRGPDLSNCTSPWVNQVAQKIKSGENAANIASELARHTRGSIYAGDVSSSVKLMEQLLDILDAQLQALRPIERESAGKNYNKMHKRERTCKDYIKAVVETVDNLLRPEALESWKDMNATEQVHTATMLLDVLEEGAFLLADNVREPARFLAAKQNVVLEVTVLNTEGQVQELVFPQEYPSENSIQLSANTIKQNSRNGVVKVVFILYNNLGLFLSTENATVKLAGEAGTSGPGGASLVVNSQVIAASINKESSRVFLMDPVIFTVAHLEAKNHFNANCSFWNYSERSMLGYWSTQGCRLVESNKTHTTCACSHLTNFAVLMAHREIYQGRINELLLSVITWVGIVISLVCLAICISTFCFLRGLQTDRNTIHKNLCINLFLAELLFLVGIDKTQYEVACPIFAGLLHYFFLAAFSWLCLEGVHLYLLLVEVFESEYSRTKYYYLGGYCFPALVVGIAAAIDYRSYGTEKACWLRVDNYFIWSFIGPVSFVIVVNLVFLMVTLHKMIRSSSVLKPDSSRLDNIKSWALGAIALLFLLGLTWAFGLLFINKESVVMAYLFTTFNAFQGVFIFVFHCALQKKVHKEYSKCLRHSYCCIRSPPGGTHGSLKTSAMRSNTRYYTGTQSRIRRMWNDTVRKQTESSFMAGDINSTPTLNRGTMGNHLLTNPVLQPRGGTSPYNTLIAESVGFNPSSPPVFNSPGSYREPKHPLGGREACGMDTLPLNGNFNNSYSLRSGDFPPGDGGPEPPRGRNLADAAAFEKMIISELVHNNLRGASGGAKGPPPEPPVPPVPGVSEDEAGGPGGADRAEIELLYKALEEPLLLPRAQSVLYQSDLDESESCTAEDGATSRPLSSPPGRDSLYASGANLRDSPSYPDSSPEGPNEALPPPPPAPPGPPEIYYTSRPPALVARNPLQGYYQVRRPSHEGYLAAPSLEGPGPDGDGQMQLVTSL; encoded by the exons GGAAtgggggggtggggcggggcccCCCACCTTTCTGACATCAGCGCTGCCTTGGTCCCTCCTCCCGAGCCGGGGATGGTCACAG TCTTCGTGTGCCCAGGGACCCTGCAGAAGGTGCTGGAGCCCACCTCCACACACGAGTCAGAGCACCAGTCTGGTGCGTGGTGCAAGGACCCGCTGCAGGCGGGTGACCGGATCTACGTAATGCCCTGGATCCCTTACCGCACAGACACACTGACTGAATATGCCTCCTGGGAGGACTATGTGGCCGCGCGCCACACCACCACCTACAGACTACCCAACCGTGTGGATGGCACTGGCTTTGTGGTCTATGATGGCGCAGTCTTCTACAACAAGGAGCGCACACGCAACATTGTCAAGTATGACCTAAGGACCCGCATCAAGAGCGGTGAGACAGTCATCAACACAGCCAACTACCATGACACCTCACCTTACCGCTGGGGAGGCAAAACTGACATTGACCTGGCAGTGGATGAGAACGGGTTATGGGTCATTTATGCCACCGAAGGAAACAATGGGCGCCTGGTGGTGAGCCAGCTCAACCCCTACACGTTGCGATTCGAGGGCACGTGGGAAACAGGCTACGACAAGCGTTCGGCCTCCAATGCCTTCATGGTGTGCGGTGTCCTCTATGTGTTACGCTCTGTCTATGTGGACGACGACAGTGAGGCGGCTGGAAACCGGGTGGACTATGCCTTCAACACCAACGCGAACCGAGAGGAACCAGTCAGTCTCGCCTTCCCCAACCCCTACCAGTTTGTGTCCTCTGTTGACTACAACCCCCGGGACAACCAGCTGTATGTGTGGAACAACTATTTTGTGGTGCGCTACAGCCTGGAGTTCGGACCCCCAGATCCCAGCGCTG GACCAGCCACTTCCCCGCCTCTCAGTACCACCACCACAGCGCGGCCCACACCCCTCACCAGCACAGCCTCGCCTGCAGCCACCACTCCACTTCGAAGGGCGCCCCTAACCACACACCCAGTGGGTGCCATCAACCAGTTGGGACCTGATCTGCCTCCAGCCACAGCGCCAGCACCCAGTACCCGGCGGCCTCCAGCCCCCAATCTGCATGTGTCCCCTGAGCTCTTCTGTGAGCCCCGAGAGGTCCGGCGGGTCCAGTGGCCAGCTACCCAACAGGGTATGCTGGTGGAGAGGCCTTGCCCCAAGGGAACTCGAG GAATTGCCTCGTTCCAGTGTCTCCCAGCTCTGGGGCTCTGGAACCCTCGGGGCCCTGACCTCAGCAACTGCACTTCCCCCTGGGTCAACCAAGTAGCCCAGAAG ATCAAAAGTGGAGAGAACGCAGCCAACATTGCCAGTGAGCTGGCCCGCCACACACGGGGCTCCATCTATGCTGGGGACGTGTCCTCGTCGGTGAAGCTGATGGAGCAACTTCTAGACATTCTGGATGCCCAGCTCCAAGCCCTACGGCCCATCGAGCGCGAGTCAGCCGGCAAGAACTACAACAAG aTGCATAAGCGAGAAAGAACCTGCAAGGACTATATCAAG GCTGTGGTGGAGACCGTGGACAACCTGCTCCGGCCAGAGGCACTGGAGTCTTGGAAAGACATGAATGCCACAGAGCAGGTGCACACAGCCACTATGCTCCTAGATGTGCTGGAGGAGGGCGCCTTCCTGCTAGCCGACAACGTCAGGGAACCTGCTCGCTTCTTGGCTGCCAAGCAGAACGTGG TCCTGGAGGTGACTGTCCTGAACACAGAGGGTCAAGTGCAGGAGCTGGTGTTCCCCCAGGAATATCCCAGTGAGAACTCCATCCAGCTGTCCGCCAACACCATCAAGCAGAATAGCCGCAATG GTGTGGTCAAGGTTGTCTTCATTCTCTACAACAACCTGGGCCTCTTCTTGTCCACGGAGAATGCCACAGTGAAGCTGGCAGGTGAGGCAGGGACCAGTGGCCCTGGAGGTGCCTCCCTGGTGGTCAACTCACAGGTCATTGCAGCATCCATCAATAAGGAATCGAGCCGCGTCTTCCTAATGGACCCTGTCATCTTTACTGTGGCCCACTTGGAG GCCAAGAACCACTTCAATGCAAACTGCTCCTTCTGGAACTACTCAGAGCGCTCCATGCTGGGCTACTGGTCAACCCAAGGCTGCCGCCTGGTGGAGTCCAATAAGACCCATACCACATGTGCCTGCAGCCACCTCACCAACTTCGCAGTGCTCATGGCTCACCGAGAGATT TACCAGGGCCGTATCAATGAGCTGCTGCTGTCGGTCATCACCTGGGTTGGCATCGTCATCTCACTGGTCTGTCTGGCTATCTGCATCTCCACCTTCTGCTTCCTGCGGGGCCTGCAGACAGACCGCAACACCATCCACAAGAACCTGTGCATCAACCTCTTCCTCGCGGAGCTGCTCTTCCTGGTTGGGATAGACAAGACTCAATATGAG GTCGCCTGCCCTATCTTTGCTGGCCTGCTGCACTACTTCTTCCTGGCCGCCTTCTCCTGGCTGTGCCTCGAGGGCGTACACCTCTACCTGCTGCTGGTGGAGGTGTTTGAGAGCGAGTACTCGCGGACCAAGTACTATTACCTGGGCGGCTACTGCTTTCCGGCCCTGGTGGTAGGCATTGCAGCAGCCATTGACTACCGGAGCTATGGCACTGAGAAGGC CTGCTGGCTGAGGGTGGATAACTACTTCATCTGGAGCTTCATTGGGCCCGTCTCCTTTGTCATTGTG GTGAACCTGGTGTTCCTCATGGTGACCCTGCACAAGATGATCCGAAGCTCTTCAGTGCTCAAGCCTGACTCCAGCCGCCTTGACAACATCAA GTCCTGGGCGCTGGGTGCCATTGCGCTGCTCTTCCTGCTGGGCCTCACTTGGGCTTTTGGCCTCCTCTTCATCAACAAGGAGTCAGTAGTCATGGCCTATCTCTTCACCACCTTCAACGCCTTCCAGGGGGTCTTCATCTTTGTCTTTCACTGCGCCTTACAGAAAAAG GTGCACAAGGAGTACAGCAAGTGCCTGCGTCACTCCTACTGCTGCATCCGCTCCCCGCCTGGGGGCACTCACGGCTCCCTTAAGACCTCAGCCATGCGAAGTAACACCCGATACTATACAGGGACCCAG AGCCGAATCCGGAGGATGTGGAATGATACCGTGAGGAAACAGACAGAGTCCTCTTTTATGGCGGGTGATATCAACAGCACCCCCACCCTGAACCGAG GTACCATGGGGAACCACCTACTGACCAACCCCGTGCTCCAGCCCCGAGGAGGCACTAGCCCATACAATACACTCATTGCAGAGTCTGTGGGCTTCAATCCCTCCTCGCCCCCCGTCTTCAACTCCCCAG GAAGCTACAGGGAACCCA AGCACCCCTTGGGAGGCCGGGAAGCCTGTGGCATGGACACCCTGCCCCTTAATGGCAACTTCAACAACAGCTACTCCTTGCGCAGCGGAGATTTTCCTCCAGGGGATGGGGGTCCTGAGCCACCCCGAGGCCGGAACCTGGCGGATGCTGCCGCCTTTGAGAAGATGATCATCTCAGAGCTGGTGCACAACAACCTCCGGGGGGCCAGTGGAGGCGCCAAAGGGCCTCCACCAGAGCCTCCTGTGCCACCCGTGCCAGGGGTCAGTGAGGACGAGGCCGGTGGGCCCGGGGGTGCTGACCGGGCTGAGATTGAACTTCTCTACAAGGCCTTGGAGGAGCCGCTGCTGCTGCCCCGGGCCCAGTCGGTGCTGTACCAGAGTGACCTGGACGAGTCGGAGAGCTGCACAGCAGAGGATGGGGCCACCAGCcggcctctctcctcccctcccggtcggGACTCCCTCTATGCCAGCGGGGCCAACCTGCGGGACTCGCCCTCCTACCCGGACAGCAGCCCCGAAGGGCCTAATGaggccctgcccccacccccacctgctcCTCCTGGGCCCCCAGAAATTTACTACACCTCCCGCCCGCCGGCCCTGGTGGCTCGGAATCCCCTACAGGGCTACTACCAGGTGCGGCGGCCTAGCCATGAGGGCTACCTGGCAGCCCCCAGCCTCGAGGGGCCAGGCCCCGATGGGGATGGGCAGATGCAGTTGGTCACTAGTCTCTGA
- the Adgrl1 gene encoding adhesion G protein-coupled receptor L1 isoform X1 has translation MARLAAALWSLCVTTILVTSATQGLSRAGLPFGLMRRELACEGYPIELRCPGSDVIMVENANYGRTDDKICDADPFQMENVQCYLPDAFKIMSQRCNNRTQCVVVAGSDAFPDPCPGTYKYLEVQYDCVPYKVEQKVFVCPGTLQKVLEPTSTHESEHQSGAWCKDPLQAGDRIYVMPWIPYRTDTLTEYASWEDYVAARHTTTYRLPNRVDGTGFVVYDGAVFYNKERTRNIVKYDLRTRIKSGETVINTANYHDTSPYRWGGKTDIDLAVDENGLWVIYATEGNNGRLVVSQLNPYTLRFEGTWETGYDKRSASNAFMVCGVLYVLRSVYVDDDSEAAGNRVDYAFNTNANREEPVSLAFPNPYQFVSSVDYNPRDNQLYVWNNYFVVRYSLEFGPPDPSAGPATSPPLSTTTTARPTPLTSTASPAATTPLRRAPLTTHPVGAINQLGPDLPPATAPAPSTRRPPAPNLHVSPELFCEPREVRRVQWPATQQGMLVERPCPKGTRGIASFQCLPALGLWNPRGPDLSNCTSPWVNQVAQKIKSGENAANIASELARHTRGSIYAGDVSSSVKLMEQLLDILDAQLQALRPIERESAGKNYNKMHKRERTCKDYIKAVVETVDNLLRPEALESWKDMNATEQVHTATMLLDVLEEGAFLLADNVREPARFLAAKQNVVLEVTVLNTEGQVQELVFPQEYPSENSIQLSANTIKQNSRNGVVKVVFILYNNLGLFLSTENATVKLAGEAGTSGPGGASLVVNSQVIAASINKESSRVFLMDPVIFTVAHLEAKNHFNANCSFWNYSERSMLGYWSTQGCRLVESNKTHTTCACSHLTNFAVLMAHREIYQGRINELLLSVITWVGIVISLVCLAICISTFCFLRGLQTDRNTIHKNLCINLFLAELLFLVGIDKTQYEVACPIFAGLLHYFFLAAFSWLCLEGVHLYLLLVEVFESEYSRTKYYYLGGYCFPALVVGIAAAIDYRSYGTEKACWLRVDNYFIWSFIGPVSFVIVVNLVFLMVTLHKMIRSSSVLKPDSSRLDNIKSWALGAIALLFLLGLTWAFGLLFINKESVVMAYLFTTFNAFQGVFIFVFHCALQKKVHKEYSKCLRHSYCCIRSPPGGTHGSLKTSAMRSNTRYYTGTQVPGQGRHVHQVSLGPRGRSALPESQKDSGGQGGPRDPLMFGLCPQSRIRRMWNDTVRKQTESSFMAGDINSTPTLNRGTMGNHLLTNPVLQPRGGTSPYNTLIAESVGFNPSSPPVFNSPGSYREPKHPLGGREACGMDTLPLNGNFNNSYSLRSGDFPPGDGGPEPPRGRNLADAAAFEKMIISELVHNNLRGASGGAKGPPPEPPVPPVPGVSEDEAGGPGGADRAEIELLYKALEEPLLLPRAQSVLYQSDLDESESCTAEDGATSRPLSSPPGRDSLYASGANLRDSPSYPDSSPEGPNEALPPPPPAPPGPPEIYYTSRPPALVARNPLQGYYQVRRPSHEGYLAAPSLEGPGPDGDGQMQLVTSL, from the exons TCTTCGTGTGCCCAGGGACCCTGCAGAAGGTGCTGGAGCCCACCTCCACACACGAGTCAGAGCACCAGTCTGGTGCGTGGTGCAAGGACCCGCTGCAGGCGGGTGACCGGATCTACGTAATGCCCTGGATCCCTTACCGCACAGACACACTGACTGAATATGCCTCCTGGGAGGACTATGTGGCCGCGCGCCACACCACCACCTACAGACTACCCAACCGTGTGGATGGCACTGGCTTTGTGGTCTATGATGGCGCAGTCTTCTACAACAAGGAGCGCACACGCAACATTGTCAAGTATGACCTAAGGACCCGCATCAAGAGCGGTGAGACAGTCATCAACACAGCCAACTACCATGACACCTCACCTTACCGCTGGGGAGGCAAAACTGACATTGACCTGGCAGTGGATGAGAACGGGTTATGGGTCATTTATGCCACCGAAGGAAACAATGGGCGCCTGGTGGTGAGCCAGCTCAACCCCTACACGTTGCGATTCGAGGGCACGTGGGAAACAGGCTACGACAAGCGTTCGGCCTCCAATGCCTTCATGGTGTGCGGTGTCCTCTATGTGTTACGCTCTGTCTATGTGGACGACGACAGTGAGGCGGCTGGAAACCGGGTGGACTATGCCTTCAACACCAACGCGAACCGAGAGGAACCAGTCAGTCTCGCCTTCCCCAACCCCTACCAGTTTGTGTCCTCTGTTGACTACAACCCCCGGGACAACCAGCTGTATGTGTGGAACAACTATTTTGTGGTGCGCTACAGCCTGGAGTTCGGACCCCCAGATCCCAGCGCTG GACCAGCCACTTCCCCGCCTCTCAGTACCACCACCACAGCGCGGCCCACACCCCTCACCAGCACAGCCTCGCCTGCAGCCACCACTCCACTTCGAAGGGCGCCCCTAACCACACACCCAGTGGGTGCCATCAACCAGTTGGGACCTGATCTGCCTCCAGCCACAGCGCCAGCACCCAGTACCCGGCGGCCTCCAGCCCCCAATCTGCATGTGTCCCCTGAGCTCTTCTGTGAGCCCCGAGAGGTCCGGCGGGTCCAGTGGCCAGCTACCCAACAGGGTATGCTGGTGGAGAGGCCTTGCCCCAAGGGAACTCGAG GAATTGCCTCGTTCCAGTGTCTCCCAGCTCTGGGGCTCTGGAACCCTCGGGGCCCTGACCTCAGCAACTGCACTTCCCCCTGGGTCAACCAAGTAGCCCAGAAG ATCAAAAGTGGAGAGAACGCAGCCAACATTGCCAGTGAGCTGGCCCGCCACACACGGGGCTCCATCTATGCTGGGGACGTGTCCTCGTCGGTGAAGCTGATGGAGCAACTTCTAGACATTCTGGATGCCCAGCTCCAAGCCCTACGGCCCATCGAGCGCGAGTCAGCCGGCAAGAACTACAACAAG aTGCATAAGCGAGAAAGAACCTGCAAGGACTATATCAAG GCTGTGGTGGAGACCGTGGACAACCTGCTCCGGCCAGAGGCACTGGAGTCTTGGAAAGACATGAATGCCACAGAGCAGGTGCACACAGCCACTATGCTCCTAGATGTGCTGGAGGAGGGCGCCTTCCTGCTAGCCGACAACGTCAGGGAACCTGCTCGCTTCTTGGCTGCCAAGCAGAACGTGG TCCTGGAGGTGACTGTCCTGAACACAGAGGGTCAAGTGCAGGAGCTGGTGTTCCCCCAGGAATATCCCAGTGAGAACTCCATCCAGCTGTCCGCCAACACCATCAAGCAGAATAGCCGCAATG GTGTGGTCAAGGTTGTCTTCATTCTCTACAACAACCTGGGCCTCTTCTTGTCCACGGAGAATGCCACAGTGAAGCTGGCAGGTGAGGCAGGGACCAGTGGCCCTGGAGGTGCCTCCCTGGTGGTCAACTCACAGGTCATTGCAGCATCCATCAATAAGGAATCGAGCCGCGTCTTCCTAATGGACCCTGTCATCTTTACTGTGGCCCACTTGGAG GCCAAGAACCACTTCAATGCAAACTGCTCCTTCTGGAACTACTCAGAGCGCTCCATGCTGGGCTACTGGTCAACCCAAGGCTGCCGCCTGGTGGAGTCCAATAAGACCCATACCACATGTGCCTGCAGCCACCTCACCAACTTCGCAGTGCTCATGGCTCACCGAGAGATT TACCAGGGCCGTATCAATGAGCTGCTGCTGTCGGTCATCACCTGGGTTGGCATCGTCATCTCACTGGTCTGTCTGGCTATCTGCATCTCCACCTTCTGCTTCCTGCGGGGCCTGCAGACAGACCGCAACACCATCCACAAGAACCTGTGCATCAACCTCTTCCTCGCGGAGCTGCTCTTCCTGGTTGGGATAGACAAGACTCAATATGAG GTCGCCTGCCCTATCTTTGCTGGCCTGCTGCACTACTTCTTCCTGGCCGCCTTCTCCTGGCTGTGCCTCGAGGGCGTACACCTCTACCTGCTGCTGGTGGAGGTGTTTGAGAGCGAGTACTCGCGGACCAAGTACTATTACCTGGGCGGCTACTGCTTTCCGGCCCTGGTGGTAGGCATTGCAGCAGCCATTGACTACCGGAGCTATGGCACTGAGAAGGC CTGCTGGCTGAGGGTGGATAACTACTTCATCTGGAGCTTCATTGGGCCCGTCTCCTTTGTCATTGTG GTGAACCTGGTGTTCCTCATGGTGACCCTGCACAAGATGATCCGAAGCTCTTCAGTGCTCAAGCCTGACTCCAGCCGCCTTGACAACATCAA GTCCTGGGCGCTGGGTGCCATTGCGCTGCTCTTCCTGCTGGGCCTCACTTGGGCTTTTGGCCTCCTCTTCATCAACAAGGAGTCAGTAGTCATGGCCTATCTCTTCACCACCTTCAACGCCTTCCAGGGGGTCTTCATCTTTGTCTTTCACTGCGCCTTACAGAAAAAG GTGCACAAGGAGTACAGCAAGTGCCTGCGTCACTCCTACTGCTGCATCCGCTCCCCGCCTGGGGGCACTCACGGCTCCCTTAAGACCTCAGCCATGCGAAGTAACACCCGATACTATACAGGGACCCAGGTACCCGGGCAGGGAAGGCATGTCCACCAGGTCTCTCTGGGGCCAAGAGGCAGGAGTGCTCTGCCAGAATCTCAGAAAGATTCTGGAGGGCAGGGTGGCCCTAGAGATCCCCTCATGTTTGGGCTGTGTCCCCAGAGCCGAATCCGGAGGATGTGGAATGATACCGTGAGGAAACAGACAGAGTCCTCTTTTATGGCGGGTGATATCAACAGCACCCCCACCCTGAACCGAG GTACCATGGGGAACCACCTACTGACCAACCCCGTGCTCCAGCCCCGAGGAGGCACTAGCCCATACAATACACTCATTGCAGAGTCTGTGGGCTTCAATCCCTCCTCGCCCCCCGTCTTCAACTCCCCAG GAAGCTACAGGGAACCCA AGCACCCCTTGGGAGGCCGGGAAGCCTGTGGCATGGACACCCTGCCCCTTAATGGCAACTTCAACAACAGCTACTCCTTGCGCAGCGGAGATTTTCCTCCAGGGGATGGGGGTCCTGAGCCACCCCGAGGCCGGAACCTGGCGGATGCTGCCGCCTTTGAGAAGATGATCATCTCAGAGCTGGTGCACAACAACCTCCGGGGGGCCAGTGGAGGCGCCAAAGGGCCTCCACCAGAGCCTCCTGTGCCACCCGTGCCAGGGGTCAGTGAGGACGAGGCCGGTGGGCCCGGGGGTGCTGACCGGGCTGAGATTGAACTTCTCTACAAGGCCTTGGAGGAGCCGCTGCTGCTGCCCCGGGCCCAGTCGGTGCTGTACCAGAGTGACCTGGACGAGTCGGAGAGCTGCACAGCAGAGGATGGGGCCACCAGCcggcctctctcctcccctcccggtcggGACTCCCTCTATGCCAGCGGGGCCAACCTGCGGGACTCGCCCTCCTACCCGGACAGCAGCCCCGAAGGGCCTAATGaggccctgcccccacccccacctgctcCTCCTGGGCCCCCAGAAATTTACTACACCTCCCGCCCGCCGGCCCTGGTGGCTCGGAATCCCCTACAGGGCTACTACCAGGTGCGGCGGCCTAGCCATGAGGGCTACCTGGCAGCCCCCAGCCTCGAGGGGCCAGGCCCCGATGGGGATGGGCAGATGCAGTTGGTCACTAGTCTCTGA